The proteins below are encoded in one region of Oryzias melastigma strain HK-1 linkage group LG9, ASM292280v2, whole genome shotgun sequence:
- the LOC112138178 gene encoding von Willebrand factor A domain-containing protein 5A-like, whose product MSECSEAPGLPVNSVPASEVPYSLSFSARVSSPRPVSKVESSCSLEPLQFLNSDHTEAAVKLAAGHKFDRDVELLIYYKDAHQPSAVVEAGQDSAEPGTLMGDPVVMLSLYPEFPESVMSSLASCGEFVFLLDRSGSMRCTINKSNQQESRISSARDTLLLLLKSLPMGCYFNIYGFGSRFDQVFPNSVEYSEESMEKALKKVEGMQADLGGTEILRPLKHIYSQPFISNQPRQLFVFTDGQVGNTKEVLDLVRKNAASHRCFSFGIGEGASSALINGLAQEGRGHAQFITGSDRMQAKVMQSLKFALQPVVKDISVTWDLPKGVSATVLSPPITTIFQGQRSLLYAQLCGKSSQTDCSVTVNYTLGDHHYKNQMQFDLNPAKDTG is encoded by the exons ATGAGTGAGT GTAGTGAAGCTCCTGGACTCCCGGTGAACTCAGTTCCAGCCTCTGAGGTTCCCTACAGTCTGTCCTTTTCTGCACGAGTGTCCTCTCCTCGTCCAGTTTCCAAAGTAGAGTCCAGCTGTTCTCTGGAGCCTCTTCAGTTCCTGAACTCTGATCACACAGAGGCTGCT GTTAAGCTGGCTGCAGGACACAAGTTTGACAGAGATGTAGAGCTGCTGATTTATTACAAAGATGCTCACCAGCCCTCTGCTGTGGTGGAGGCAGGACAGGACTCTGCTGAGCCTG GCACTCTGATGGGTGATCCTGTGGTGATGCTGAGTCTGTACCCAGAGTTCCCAGAGTCTGTGATGTCCTCACTCGCCTCATGTGGAGAGTTTGTGTTCTTGTTGGATCGATCTGGAAGCATGCGCTGTACAATCAATAAGAGCAACCAGCAAGAAAGTCGCATCAGCAGTGCAAGG GATACTCTGCTGCTCCTGTTGAAGAGTTTACCAATGGGCTGCTACTTCAACATCTATGGTTTTGGATCCAGATTTGATCAAGTTTTTCC GAATAGCGTGGAATACAGTGAGGAGAGCATGGAGAAGGCTCTGAAGAAAGTTGAGGGGATGCAGGCTGATCTGGGAGGAACAGAGATTCTTCGGCCTCTcaaacacatttacagtcaGCCCTTCATCTCCAACCAGCCTAGACAG ctGTTTGTCTTCACTGATGGACAGGTGGGGAACACAAAGGAAGTTCTGGATCTAGTTAGGAAGAATGCAGCTTCTCACAG GTGTTTCTCTTTTGGGATTGGAGAAGGAGCCAGCTCTGCTCTCATCAATGGGTTGGCTCAGGAGGGCAGAGGTCACGCTCAGTTCATCACAGGAAGTGACAGGATGCAGGCAAAA GTGATGCAGTCACTGAAGTTTGCACTACAGCCTGTTGTCAAAGACATCTCTGTCACATGGGATTTACCAAAGGGAGTGTCTGCCACTGTCCTCTCTCCACCAATCACAACCATTTTccagggtcagaggtcactgcTTTATGCCCAACTGTGTGGAAAG agTTCACAAACTGACTGCAGTGTGACGGTGAATTACACTCTGGGAGATCATCACTATAAGAACCAGATGCAGTTTGACCTGAATCCTGCAAAGGACACTGGgtaa